In Haloterrigena turkmenica DSM 5511, a single genomic region encodes these proteins:
- a CDS encoding DUF7127 family protein — MKVPNSLKNVERDDAVIRTFEYDDGSVIAVDFGNAAADLEMDVLGSTAIIVADGEQFEFELPPEASDVSAKNGVLTITE; from the coding sequence ATGAAGGTCCCCAATTCCCTCAAAAACGTCGAGCGAGACGATGCGGTCATCCGCACGTTCGAGTACGACGACGGCAGCGTCATCGCCGTCGACTTCGGGAACGCCGCCGCGGACCTCGAGATGGACGTTCTCGGCTCGACTGCGATCATCGTCGCCGACGGCGAACAGTTCGAGTTCGAACTCCCACCGGAGGCCAGCGACGTCTCCGCGAAGAACGGTGTCCTGACGATCACAGAGTAA
- a CDS encoding CPBP family intramembrane glutamic endopeptidase has product MTDRSPPVVFLGSLAVLSAGVVAVSRLTGVSMVVLAPLYMFTPMLAGITTCLVGPPSFERAGLRVGWGRLRWLAVAAVVPIALVLLGTALSLAVPGVEFVPDANPLTGEGTDFAQTQGGEPVGPSLPGWPLNLLATIAVAIGVGATFNVLFALGEEFGWRGVFLTSLSPLGFWGASAVIGLVWGLWHAPVVLEGYNFPNEPVLGVGAMTVACLAMSPVYTYVTLSARSVLAPAIFHGTFNAFATTLVVFAQGGSELVVNPVGLMGALAFGIAAVLIALRGAPELTADWAVAGDDAAGPDVGDGDHGGDAGTPESSTGEA; this is encoded by the coding sequence ATGACGGACCGCAGTCCACCCGTCGTCTTCCTCGGCTCGCTCGCGGTGCTCTCGGCCGGCGTCGTCGCGGTCTCTCGGCTGACCGGCGTCAGCATGGTCGTGCTCGCGCCGTTGTACATGTTCACGCCGATGCTCGCGGGGATCACGACCTGTCTCGTCGGCCCGCCATCGTTCGAACGGGCCGGGCTCCGCGTCGGCTGGGGACGGCTCCGCTGGCTCGCGGTCGCCGCGGTCGTGCCGATCGCACTCGTGTTACTCGGGACTGCCCTCTCGCTCGCCGTTCCGGGCGTCGAGTTCGTTCCCGACGCGAACCCGCTGACCGGCGAGGGGACGGATTTCGCACAGACCCAGGGCGGCGAACCCGTCGGGCCGTCGCTTCCCGGCTGGCCGCTCAACCTGCTCGCGACGATCGCCGTCGCGATCGGGGTCGGCGCGACGTTCAACGTGCTCTTCGCCCTCGGCGAGGAGTTCGGCTGGCGCGGCGTGTTCCTTACCTCGCTGTCGCCTCTCGGCTTCTGGGGCGCGTCGGCCGTCATCGGACTGGTCTGGGGGCTGTGGCACGCGCCGGTCGTCCTCGAGGGGTACAACTTCCCGAACGAACCCGTTCTCGGGGTCGGTGCCATGACCGTCGCCTGCCTCGCGATGTCGCCGGTCTACACCTACGTCACGCTCTCCGCGCGGTCGGTGCTGGCGCCGGCGATCTTCCACGGGACGTTTAACGCCTTCGCGACCACGCTGGTCGTCTTCGCGCAGGGCGGGTCGGAACTCGTCGTCAACCCCGTCGGCCTGATGGGCGCGCTCGCGTTCGGGATCGCCGCGGTCCTCATCGCGCTCCGCGGGGCGCCGGAACTCACCGCCGACTGGGCCGTCGCCGGCGACGACGCTGCGGGCCCAGACGTTGGAGACGGCGATCACGGCGGCGACGCGGGGACGCCCGAGTCATCGACCGGCGAGGCGTGA
- a CDS encoding DUF1684 domain-containing protein, with amino-acid sequence MSTLDDVDQWREELESKRDEKDEFFADHPQSPIPPEEREEFDGLDYFDPDPDYRVAATATVHDDPEVVLMDTTAGREMRYLRVATLEFALERADEELEDGTFELNAYQLESPNEEPLFVPFRDKTTGQQSYEGGRYMELSADRDLANGDELVVDFNLAYTPFCAYSDTFDCPLPPEENWLEVAIPAGERFE; translated from the coding sequence ATGAGCACGCTCGACGACGTCGATCAGTGGCGCGAGGAGCTCGAGTCGAAACGCGACGAGAAAGACGAGTTCTTCGCGGACCACCCGCAGTCGCCGATCCCGCCCGAAGAGCGCGAGGAGTTCGACGGTCTGGACTACTTCGATCCCGATCCGGACTACCGCGTGGCCGCGACCGCGACGGTCCACGACGACCCTGAGGTCGTCCTGATGGATACGACCGCGGGCCGAGAGATGCGGTATCTGCGAGTCGCGACGCTCGAGTTTGCCTTGGAGCGAGCGGACGAGGAACTCGAGGACGGTACGTTCGAACTCAACGCCTACCAGCTGGAGAGCCCCAACGAGGAGCCGCTGTTCGTCCCCTTCCGGGACAAGACCACGGGCCAGCAAAGCTACGAGGGCGGCCGGTACATGGAGCTGTCGGCCGATCGCGACCTCGCGAACGGTGACGAACTCGTCGTCGACTTCAACCTCGCGTACACTCCGTTTTGCGCCTACAGCGACACCTTCGACTGTCCGCTGCCGCCCGAGGAGAACTGGCTCGAGGTGGCGATTCCGGCCGGCGAGCGATTCGAGTAA